One segment of Mycobacterium spongiae DNA contains the following:
- the pe gene encoding acyltransferase PE encodes MKKLLAGVSALGIAGATGCFGLGIATADETPADPAIADAGLSDATPAEPTPASGMAYALGGAHVLGIPYEEYIRREGSEWFPNLNREIVDYPAGQVQGHVPEKLFPGISQLDEVFPGLGMDGPSIGESVVVGVDNLDAAIRRGGPGTAIGLSEGSLVLDAEQARLADDPTAPPPDQLTFATFGDPIARHAFGESFLTSVFPVGAVVPILDYRIPPPVESQYDTKVFVAAYDSLADFPDRPDNLLALANTFMGLVTGHTAVAFTNPDMVPPQNIRSTVNSRGATTTTYLIPQRHLPLILPLGYLGVSDDVLTQLDAELQPMVDTGYSRNDDPLTAPISVDPVNGFDPAAVTAPATQATFGGGGDPFSQILSGALYALSQANF; translated from the coding sequence ATGAAGAAACTACTCGCAGGAGTTTCCGCGCTGGGAATTGCTGGGGCCACAGGATGTTTCGGTCTCGGGATTGCGACAGCCGACGAGACGCCAGCCGACCCGGCAATCGCCGACGCCGGACTGTCCGACGCAACGCCAGCCGAACCGACACCCGCCAGCGGGATGGCATACGCCCTCGGGGGCGCCCACGTCTTGGGAATCCCGTACGAGGAGTACATCCGCCGCGAAGGTAGCGAATGGTTCCCCAACCTGAACCGGGAAATTGTCGACTATCCCGCCGGTCAGGTTCAGGGCCATGTGCCGGAGAAACTCTTCCCCGGCATCAGCCAGCTGGATGAAGTGTTTCCCGGCCTGGGTATGGACGGCCCCAGCATCGGGGAGTCGGTGGTCGTCGGAGTGGACAACCTGGATGCCGCGATCCGCAGGGGTGGCCCCGGTACCGCGATCGGTTTATCCGAGGGTTCGCTCGTGCTCGATGCCGAGCAGGCGCGACTCGCCGACGATCCGACCGCCCCACCGCCAGATCAATTGACGTTCGCCACGTTTGGTGACCCAATTGCGCGGCACGCCTTCGGTGAGAGTTTCCTGACTTCGGTGTTTCCGGTTGGCGCCGTCGTTCCCATACTCGACTACCGCATACCACCTCCGGTGGAGAGCCAATACGACACCAAGGTTTTCGTCGCCGCATACGATTCGCTCGCAGATTTTCCGGACAGACCGGACAACCTGCTAGCCCTCGCCAACACGTTCATGGGCCTGGTAACTGGCCATACTGCCGTCGCCTTCACCAACCCGGACATGGTGCCACCACAGAACATCAGATCGACCGTCAACTCTCGGGGCGCGACGACAACGACGTATCTGATTCCCCAAAGACATCTTCCGCTGATCTTGCCCTTGGGATACCTGGGAGTATCCGACGATGTGCTGACACAGCTGGATGCCGAATTACAGCCTATGGTCGATACCGGCTATTCGCGAAACGACGATCCGCTCACCGCTCCGATCTCCGTGGACCCGGTGAACGGCTTCGACCCCGCCGCCGTCACCGCGCCCGCCACTCAGGCCACCTTCGGCGGCGGCGGCGATCCTTTCTCGCAGATACTCTCTGGTGCCCTGTATGCGTTATCTCAGGCCAATTTCTGA
- a CDS encoding CaiB/BaiF CoA transferase family protein, with amino-acid sequence MSGPVDGIKVVELGVWVAGPAAAGILAEWGADVIKIEPPAGDPGRSFGRMLGCDLGVNPPFEMDNRSKRSVVLDLTTATGREAAFELLSDADVFVTNLRTTALQRLGLDYESVAAHNSRLVYGLITGYGEAGPDADRAAYDVAAFWSRAGVAQLLTRPGDTPPFQRGGMGDHSAGMTLVAAICAALLSRERTGAGQLVSTSLYRQGAYTVSFDINTYLLTGQPIAIGQRELMSNPCMNNYAAGDGRRFWIVGLEADRHWPALCRVVGHPEWLTDPRFCDGRARAANAVALIAQLDAIFATRPLEEWADVFADEPDFFWSPVHSVEDVVADEQFHAAGGIVDVPDGESGVAMVATPADFHGTPWAPRSVAPDLGQHTSEVLAELKARRNA; translated from the coding sequence ATGTCGGGGCCGGTTGACGGCATCAAAGTCGTCGAGCTGGGCGTCTGGGTCGCCGGCCCGGCCGCGGCCGGGATCCTGGCCGAGTGGGGCGCCGACGTCATCAAGATCGAGCCGCCGGCCGGAGATCCCGGCCGCAGTTTCGGACGGATGCTGGGATGCGATCTCGGCGTGAACCCGCCGTTCGAAATGGACAACCGTTCCAAACGCAGCGTGGTGCTGGACCTCACGACCGCGACGGGTCGCGAAGCTGCGTTCGAACTACTGTCTGATGCGGATGTCTTTGTGACCAACCTGCGGACGACGGCGTTGCAGCGACTGGGGCTCGACTACGAATCGGTGGCCGCGCACAATTCCCGTCTCGTCTATGGCCTGATCACGGGGTACGGCGAAGCCGGACCCGACGCCGACCGGGCCGCTTACGACGTGGCGGCGTTCTGGTCACGGGCGGGCGTGGCCCAGCTGCTTACCCGTCCCGGCGATACGCCCCCTTTCCAGCGGGGCGGCATGGGGGACCACTCGGCCGGCATGACGTTGGTCGCCGCCATTTGCGCGGCTCTGCTCTCCCGCGAACGCACCGGAGCGGGTCAACTGGTGAGCACATCGCTGTACCGCCAGGGCGCCTACACGGTCAGCTTCGACATCAACACCTACCTGTTGACCGGCCAACCGATCGCGATCGGCCAACGCGAGTTGATGTCCAATCCATGCATGAACAATTACGCGGCGGGAGATGGCCGGCGGTTCTGGATCGTCGGCCTCGAGGCCGATCGCCACTGGCCCGCGTTGTGTCGGGTGGTGGGTCACCCCGAGTGGCTCACCGATCCCCGGTTCTGCGACGGCCGCGCCCGCGCCGCCAACGCGGTGGCGCTGATTGCCCAGTTGGACGCGATCTTCGCGACCAGGCCACTCGAGGAGTGGGCCGACGTCTTCGCCGACGAGCCGGATTTTTTCTGGTCGCCCGTTCACTCCGTCGAGGACGTGGTCGCCGACGAGCAGTTTCATGCGGCGGGCGGGATCGTCGACGTTCCCGACGGAGAATCCGGCGTCGCGATGGTAGCCACACCCGCAGATTTTCATGGCACGCCGTGGGCGCCGCGGTCTGTGGCACCCGACCTCGGGCAGCATACTTCCGAGGTCCTCGCCGAACTCAAGGCTCGCCGCAACGCCTGA
- a CDS encoding condensation domain-containing protein, which translates to MRIGKVTIGSIAQWTLSPGLVTSWHPTTASCEKARQAPVSSVPVSYMQTQHLRGYYERTAAGLDYSRQIIATCEVPGTCDIDAMTYGLNAYLRRHDTYRSWFDYAGAGDITRHTISNPADIEFTPTDHGEMTIDEVHNHVVAIPNPLQWGCFTFGIIQAESHFTFYASIDHVHGDATLIGATMLEAHGQYAALTGGGEPLALPDAGSFDDYCDRERRYTSGLTADSPEVRAWIDFAENNNGSLPDFPLPLGNPMEPTAGDMVMEPLMDAEQTARFESACAAAGARFVGGLFACQALVEHEFTGAVTYYGLTPRDTRRTSENFMTQGWFTGLVPITVPIAAASFSDAAWAAQVSFDANLDLAKVPYYRVLELAPWLQRPRPNFPVSNFLHGGAAPLNAVLAAAELGYANNIGIYSDGRYSYQLTIYVFRYEEGTAMAVMFPDNPVAQKSVARYMAAMKSVCVRVADRGHWGRVA; encoded by the coding sequence TTGCGCATCGGGAAAGTTACGATCGGCTCCATTGCTCAATGGACGCTGAGCCCAGGCTTAGTAACCTCCTGGCACCCAACAACTGCGTCGTGCGAAAAGGCCCGGCAAGCGCCGGTCAGCTCTGTGCCGGTCAGCTACATGCAAACCCAACATCTTCGCGGCTATTACGAACGAACCGCCGCCGGCCTCGACTATTCACGGCAAATCATCGCCACCTGTGAAGTGCCCGGTACGTGCGATATTGACGCTATGACTTATGGTCTCAACGCGTACCTGCGTCGGCACGACACGTACCGCAGTTGGTTCGACTACGCCGGTGCCGGAGACATCACCAGGCATACCATCAGCAACCCTGCCGATATCGAATTCACGCCAACCGATCATGGCGAAATGACCATTGACGAAGTGCACAACCATGTGGTTGCCATACCGAATCCATTGCAGTGGGGTTGCTTCACCTTCGGCATTATCCAAGCCGAGAGCCACTTCACTTTCTACGCCAGTATCGACCATGTCCATGGGGATGCGACATTGATTGGTGCAACCATGTTGGAAGCCCATGGCCAGTACGCGGCGCTGACCGGTGGCGGTGAGCCCCTTGCGCTGCCCGACGCCGGCAGCTTCGACGACTACTGTGACCGCGAGCGCCGGTACACCTCAGGGTTGACGGCAGATTCGCCCGAGGTACGCGCCTGGATCGACTTCGCCGAGAATAACAATGGAAGCCTTCCCGACTTCCCACTTCCGCTGGGTAACCCCATGGAGCCGACCGCGGGCGACATGGTGATGGAGCCGCTGATGGACGCCGAGCAGACGGCGAGGTTCGAATCGGCCTGCGCGGCGGCCGGCGCTCGCTTCGTCGGCGGGTTGTTTGCCTGCCAAGCCCTGGTGGAACACGAGTTTACGGGCGCTGTCACCTATTACGGACTCACTCCCAGAGATACACGTCGAACGTCAGAGAACTTCATGACCCAGGGTTGGTTCACCGGACTGGTTCCGATCACCGTCCCAATAGCTGCCGCGTCGTTCAGTGATGCGGCGTGGGCGGCCCAGGTTTCCTTCGATGCAAATCTGGACTTGGCGAAGGTGCCATATTATCGAGTTTTGGAATTGGCACCGTGGTTGCAGCGGCCCCGACCCAACTTTCCGGTTTCCAACTTCTTGCATGGCGGCGCCGCCCCACTCAACGCCGTGCTCGCGGCAGCTGAATTGGGCTACGCGAATAATATCGGGATTTACTCCGACGGGCGGTACTCCTATCAGCTGACCATCTATGTATTCCGGTACGAAGAGGGCACGGCGATGGCGGTGATGTTTCCGGACAACCCGGTCGCCCAGAAATCGGTCGCGCGCTATATGGCGGCGATGAAGTCCGTGTGTGTGCGGGTCGCTGATCGCGGGCATTGGGGACGCGTTGCATAG
- a CDS encoding RND family transporter: MQRLADFVVRWPWVVIGMWVAIAVALPLTFPSLGEMSQRHPLSILPSDAPSSVAARKMTKAFHESGAEDLLLVVLTNEKGLGPADEAAYERLVAALREDRRDVVMVQDFIRTPSLRRVLSSEDHKSWVLPVGIAGELGTPRSHAAYVRVAELVKAAVAGTPLTANLAGPAATVADLTVAGERDRIPIEIAIAVLVLVVLLLVYRNPITMLLPLIAIGMSLMIAQAVVAGFSQLSGLGVSNQSIVFLSAIVAGAGTDYAVFLISRYHDYVRLGADSDQAVKRAMISIGKVIAASAATVGITFVGISFARMGVFSTVGVASAIGIGVAFLAAVTLLPAILVLAGPRGWITPRRELTARWWRRSGIQIVRRPKVYLAASVVVLIILACCAGLVRFNYDDRKALPSSAPSSVGYAALDRHFSVNQSIPEYLLVQSPHDLRTPRALADLEQMASRVSQLPNIAMVSGITRPAGVVPEQFRATYQAGAIGAQLGGVYNLINDHNDDFGRLVDGANTLADNLVDVRGQVYRIVSSIEDLIDAFASMRAQYGGDKMVKEVVTAARLVRSINSLGNSIGVNFSAVKDMFAWVAPVLAALEANPVCDADPSCTATRGQFERIVSAHGNGSLDEINDLARQLREMQDRQTLKATANRLRGALANFVNALHSMGLDRPGGLQAGLTDLQHGADRFAGGSRQVADGVERLVDEIEQLGAGLGKASAFLLTMKRDAAQPSMAGFNIPPELLRMDEFKKAATMFISPDGHSVRYLVQTKLNPFSAEAMDQVDVISDTARGAQPNTTLADASVSMAGYPVTLRDTRNYYEHDIRFIIAVTMVVVLLTLMVLLRAIVAPLYLVGSVVISYLSAVGIGVLTFQFVLGQQLHWSVPPLAFVVLVAVGADYNMLFVSRMRDESPRSMRYGVIRALSSTGGVITAAGLIFAASMFGLLFSSIGTVVQGGFVIGIGILLDTFLVRTVTVPAIAALVGRASWWPSRLRLPGSLPRSPVLD, from the coding sequence GTGCAACGGCTAGCCGATTTTGTGGTGCGGTGGCCCTGGGTGGTCATCGGGATGTGGGTCGCGATTGCGGTGGCGCTGCCCCTGACGTTCCCGTCCCTGGGCGAGATGTCCCAGAGGCATCCGCTCTCGATTTTGCCCAGCGACGCACCATCGAGCGTTGCCGCTCGAAAGATGACCAAGGCGTTTCATGAATCGGGCGCCGAAGACCTCCTCTTGGTGGTCCTCACCAATGAGAAGGGGCTCGGACCTGCCGACGAAGCCGCTTATGAACGGTTGGTAGCCGCGCTGCGCGAGGACCGGCGCGATGTCGTGATGGTGCAGGATTTCATCAGAACACCGTCCCTGCGACGAGTCTTGAGCAGCGAGGACCACAAGTCCTGGGTGCTACCGGTCGGCATTGCGGGTGAGTTGGGTACTCCGAGGTCGCATGCTGCTTACGTCCGGGTTGCCGAGTTGGTCAAGGCGGCCGTTGCGGGAACGCCGCTGACGGCAAACCTTGCGGGACCCGCGGCTACCGTCGCTGATCTCACCGTGGCCGGCGAGCGGGATCGGATTCCGATTGAGATTGCCATCGCTGTCCTTGTGCTCGTCGTGCTGTTGTTGGTGTACCGCAACCCGATCACCATGCTGCTGCCGCTGATTGCGATTGGGATGTCCTTGATGATCGCCCAGGCCGTGGTGGCTGGATTCTCGCAACTGAGCGGCTTGGGCGTATCGAACCAGTCCATCGTATTTCTGAGCGCGATCGTGGCCGGCGCGGGGACGGATTACGCGGTTTTTCTGATTAGCCGCTACCACGACTATGTGCGGCTCGGTGCTGATTCTGATCAAGCAGTGAAGCGGGCGATGATCTCAATCGGAAAGGTGATCGCTGCTTCCGCGGCCACAGTGGGAATCACCTTTGTCGGGATAAGCTTCGCCCGGATGGGCGTGTTCTCCACGGTCGGTGTGGCGTCTGCGATCGGGATCGGGGTGGCATTCCTGGCGGCGGTCACATTGCTGCCGGCGATTCTGGTGCTTGCCGGCCCACGGGGCTGGATCACCCCGCGACGCGAACTGACGGCTCGATGGTGGCGGCGTTCGGGGATACAGATTGTGCGCCGGCCGAAGGTCTATCTGGCAGCCAGCGTGGTTGTGTTGATCATTCTGGCCTGCTGTGCGGGGCTAGTGCGCTTCAACTATGACGATCGCAAGGCGTTACCGTCTTCCGCCCCAAGCTCGGTCGGGTATGCCGCGCTAGACCGCCATTTTTCGGTGAATCAGTCCATCCCGGAGTACCTGCTCGTCCAGTCACCGCATGACCTGCGGACACCGCGAGCCCTTGCGGACTTGGAGCAAATGGCAAGCCGAGTCAGCCAATTGCCGAATATCGCTATGGTCAGCGGCATCACTCGACCCGCGGGTGTGGTGCCGGAGCAGTTCAGAGCTACCTATCAGGCCGGGGCTATCGGTGCCCAGCTAGGCGGCGTGTACAACCTGATCAACGACCATAACGACGATTTCGGCCGACTCGTCGACGGGGCCAACACGCTGGCCGACAATCTTGTCGATGTCCGCGGTCAGGTCTACCGCATCGTTTCCAGCATCGAGGATCTGATCGACGCTTTCGCGTCGATGAGAGCCCAATACGGCGGCGACAAGATGGTCAAGGAGGTCGTTACCGCGGCCCGGCTCGTCAGAAGCATCAATTCGCTGGGCAATTCCATCGGCGTGAACTTTTCGGCCGTCAAAGACATGTTCGCCTGGGTGGCGCCGGTGCTGGCAGCACTAGAGGCCAACCCGGTCTGCGATGCCGACCCCTCCTGCACCGCTACCCGCGGTCAGTTTGAGCGGATCGTCTCGGCGCATGGTAACGGAAGCCTCGACGAGATCAATGATCTTGCCCGACAACTGCGGGAGATGCAGGACAGGCAGACTCTCAAAGCGACGGCAAACCGCCTGCGCGGTGCACTCGCCAACTTCGTCAACGCCCTGCATTCGATGGGGCTGGACCGCCCCGGTGGCTTGCAGGCGGGCCTCACGGATCTCCAACACGGTGCTGACCGATTCGCAGGCGGCAGCCGCCAAGTGGCCGACGGAGTGGAACGACTGGTCGACGAGATCGAGCAGCTGGGTGCCGGCCTGGGTAAGGCATCGGCGTTTCTGCTGACGATGAAGCGGGACGCGGCACAACCGTCTATGGCGGGGTTCAATATTCCGCCTGAGCTACTGCGCATGGACGAATTCAAGAAAGCGGCCACGATGTTCATTTCGCCGGATGGTCACTCGGTGCGCTACTTGGTTCAAACCAAACTGAATCCGTTTAGCGCGGAGGCCATGGATCAGGTCGATGTCATCAGCGACACCGCGCGGGGAGCGCAGCCGAATACCACATTGGCGGATGCCTCGGTGTCGATGGCGGGATATCCAGTTACGTTGCGGGACACGCGCAACTACTATGAGCACGACATCCGATTCATTATCGCCGTAACCATGGTCGTTGTGTTGCTGACCTTGATGGTGCTGCTGCGCGCGATTGTCGCTCCGCTGTATCTGGTTGGTTCCGTTGTGATTTCGTATCTGTCGGCGGTCGGCATAGGCGTCCTGACGTTTCAATTCGTACTCGGCCAGCAGTTGCATTGGAGCGTTCCGCCGCTAGCCTTCGTGGTGTTGGTCGCGGTGGGGGCCGACTACAACATGCTCTTTGTCTCGCGAATGCGTGACGAGTCTCCACGCAGCATGCGGTACGGGGTCATTCGCGCACTGAGTTCGACCGGCGGTGTGATCACCGCGGCGGGTTTGATTTTCGCGGCCTCGATGTTCGGTCTGCTGTTCTCCAGCATAGGCACGGTGGTCCAGGGCGGTTTCGTGATCGGTATCGGAATCTTGTTGGATACCTTCTTAGTACGCACCGTAACGGTGCCCGCTATAGCTGCTCTCGTTGGGCGCGCGAGCTGGTGGCCATCGCGTCTGCGATTGCCGGGGTCACTGCCGCGGTCACCGGTGCTCGACTGA